AAGGAATTTTAAGCATTTGTATGATCATAAATTATCGGAGGAGAATACAGCCATAGTATAAAGAAAAGGTCAGTGTTATAATATctaatcatttttttctaaaattatcaaatatggCTAGTAATTAGAGCTGGTCAAGCTCACAAACTCTTGCAAAACTTTTAGGGGTTGACTAAGATGTTGATATCCCCTCGCAGGTTAGTAAGAAGTCAGTCTTGTTTGGTAAGAtagaattaaacaaaaaaaaagaaaatactcaATCGAAACAATAATCAACAAAGGCGAAATAACTTTTATTCTTCGTAGGATAGGAAATAAAATATAGGATACATcactctttttaaattttattttataaatctatGTATCACTgagtatgttattgttgttgacttagatgataatatatatatatatatatggcctCTTCATAATTTATTGTTGATATGGTAATGTACATGAATTAGCTTTTGAATTGGTGGGTACAAAGAAAATGCTCTGCAAAAGTACTCTGAAATTCACCACATGGGACAGCTTAAATTTCCTATTtcaatttcttcctttttttagttttaattttcaaataatagtTCTAATAAGATTGCCCCTTTTGTAGTTTCTTCTTTATTATGTTTAAGTGCTTATTTCTTGACTTCATGCTTTGCTCATCTTTCTTTTGTAAATTTTCGGTTATTAACCGataaaaatgatctttagcGATAATAAATTAGTTatcattgaatatatatttttaatgatggttagtatttttttcataaatgtcCTTAACAGCTTATAGTGATATTTGATCCAATCATAACTAaacaaatttttactttttagccATATGCAATTGtcaatttcttattttctaatatatCATATATGTTTCTAATAAGAACCGTTTATCACTAGAAACCATCCAATAAAAGAAAACTTTGTGATTAATTCTTTACAGTATAATTTGTGTATAATCACACTAGGCGGgtgtttttctatatatattttaaatcaatcTGACTAAAAATGTACATTAAAACATTTGATAGATTGACAAACAATTCATACAAATAAAGATAACATAGGTATATAAATGGCCAATGGTGGAGTTGTgcagaaagaataaaattaaagtatatatgatgattatatttgAGGTACAGACAGGTAGTTTGATGTCAATTCCAAATAACCCTTTTACCAAAATAATGAGTAAATGCAGTTTCCACATGGTTAGCAGTCCCAACTATTTTTGGCTACTAATTAATTACTCCTTACTATATTAAACCAAAATTTAAGTAACTGATCTCTTTAATATCTAATCTCTACCATTCAATATTAGCAATCATAGAGGAGAGAGTGAGATCAATGTGTATTGTATGAGGAAGATTATATTGTGGTGGCCAATGAAGTAGGTGGTTGAAGAAAATACTAAGTGTTTGATCTAAACTATACATTAATGTTTAGAACTTAATGTAAGTAGTTCATATATTAAGTAAACGAAcgaacaattcaaaatatttcaatctTGTAGAATCTTGAGTAAATTTCCATCAATCAACTGATCAGACTTTGAACTTGCGGACCTATGAGAAACTGGAATCAGAAAAGTGAAAAACGTCTTGTTCTAGAAAATAATCCTGCATTTATCCAACCCagaaaaatactaaaaagtTCGATGACGACGGAATTTTAGCTGGTAACAGAATGAACCAAGGAAGAGAGCAATTTCCAGTCCATAAATAAAACTAGCATCAAAATGCCCAACAGCAGAGACCCTAGCTGCCAATAAGACATCAATTTTCTAATGTTTTGCCTTAACTAAATGTGCCTTTCAGCTGTGACTTCAAAAATACGAGACTCAGGTTTCTTATGGGTAACGCGCCAAGATAACTATATATAATTACAGAACTAGAAAACAGGGGCAATGCAAGAGGCAGAAATTGCATCATGTCAGCTGTTCAAAGCCGGAGGTCGAAACATTATTTGGTTTTGGAGTAGGACAACCAGTATGCTTGTTGGTTTTGTTCTTCTCCTCTGCCTGTGTGGAAGTCAATTTCTCGCTGTGAAACAAACTTTCACCCAATTCTGACTCATGTTTCCTCTTCACTTTCTTTTTTGGCACCGCATCTGCTCCTCGTGGATCAACAGAGCTGCCAGAAACTCCCTTTAGCTTCTCCTGCTTTAGACGATTCACATCAGAACCATTAGCTATGGAAACATGCACTCGTGCAGAAGCATTTACAGCTGCACTACTGTATACTGGCTTGTTTGTTGAAGTTGAAGAATGATCAACTACAATCTTTTCTTGGATATGCACCGACTGGGCAATAGGTCCAGCATCTACTCTACTAGTATCCCCTTCCTTTGTGGCCAATAATTTGTTCCTCCTAATTTTCTCTCCGTCCTACATAAAAAAACCAAATGAACCTTTTTACCCATTGTAAAAGCTACAGAAAGCATTTAGGCACAGGTTTGAAACTGCATTTTAGTGTAATACACTGAGAGATGACGAAGAGAACAACTAAGGAGTGATTACTATgtgaaatttaatttcttaatgGAATCTCAGACACCATCAGAAATAGACCAATAAATCCTATACATTTAACTAAAACAGAGCTCCACTATGAACGCAAGCTCACAATTTAAGAGCTACaagaaaatgaataatgaactaaacaaagaaaataaaataaagataaacatGGTATTTTTTACCTTACGTCGTGCGTGCAATGCTCTCCTCCTATCTTTTGCTCTACATATAGCACGTTTAATACCATGATTGTCCATAAATCCATTTGGCCAACATCCTGCAAGCTGCAAGAAAAACAGAACAATGACAGTTAAAAACTAGCCCAGGGAAAACTATGAAGAGTTCGGAAACCCCCAAATGTCAAAGCAGCTCCTAATTCACATTTTGTGGCCAAAATTCTGAACATACATCAGAGCTTAGCAGTGGAAGATTTCTTTttatgaaagctaagaagaaaATACACCGATAAGTGACCACCACAATAGAGAACAGACCCTTAGATGCATCCAAAAACTGTTTTCTGATCTAGAGTCTACCTTCAGATACACTTGGAATTTAGTTTGCATCAAGTACAAAAATTTCCAAGATTGCCCAATGGCAAATGAAGTAGATAACAGAATTAAAGACTACACATGCAAAATGAGGTTCCTTCTTCAAGAAATAGCTACGCTTTGTATGTCCCCTTACCTCTGCATACAACTTTCTGACTTGTGGACCAGCATCTTCATCCAGGCCCTACAGGTACAGACAGTAAATCTCCAGCACAAACTGTTTCAAGTAAGAAGCAATCTTGTCGAGGACATTTTTGTTTTGAGGTGGGAAGGGGGGAGAGGGGTAAACTACCTCAACAAAATGATCATAAAGGTCACATATTTTGTCTTCCAATGCAACATCCATGCTGTATTTTCTCTTAAAGGCTTCTTTCTCTTCAGCACTTGCTTCTTGGAAGTCATCAGAAGCTCCAGCTTGTTGTTCAAGTAACTGCAAACACACATCAAGCatcataaaaaggaaattttgcaGGTTTTTCATAAAACCATCTCCCATAAATTGAGgggtagaatttttttttgatttcctACTGAAACATTCACTTCTAAAATGGAACACTCTTTTTTCTTAACCATTAAGGAACAATGGCAACTTCACAGGAAGGCTTGAATTCCCCAAATTCTAGCAGAGACAACATGCACTCCTGGTAGAAAAAAAAACGAGCATAATATTACAGAGGCATACCTTTGATTTCATTACTGGAATCCGCAACTTAATCATCTCAGCAACTTCCCTCTTTATGTGCTGAACTCTGTTATCTTTCTCTTGTTTTGCTGACAGCCCCATATTGACCATGATTTTCAAGTTCCGCTGCAGCCAGACGACTATTAGATCAATCACAATTTCTAAGACAATGATGGGGGGAAAACCACTTATGACTTGACGCATTAGTACCAGCTAAACGAGAGAAATATTAAACCTCAATATATGTGAACTAGACAACAACTATCATAAACTTCTCTAGCATGTCCCAAGCTTGTGCAAGATAGAAAGGAAACATGTGGTAAAAGAATCTAACATTAATAGCCATAGATTGGAGCTTACAAGAATATGTAACATCTACAATAGGGTGTGTGCATTAGACATAACTTGAAAGGAGTTCACAGCATTCAGCCAAGAAACTAGATTTGCCTAGCatttctctttcaatttttcttaaagCACTTATCTCCTTCAGATTTCACAACCATGATACAATAAATTGAGAGTAAGTTTGACTTGCGTTTTATCCCGCAATTATgggaaaaatctaaaataatgattgaaaaaattgaaggagAAAACATCACATCAAAACTTAACATTTGAAAAGGTTAATGAACTGAACTCTCTTTGCTCCTTGGTGACTAGACCCCCCACCATATAGTTGGAGGTGGAGGCAAAACTGTAAAGGATTAATATGAGACAAACTGGTATTAAGGgctaaaataatttcttttttcaacttGAGACTAGGTTAGGAGTCATATGGTATACAGTTTAACACCCATTGGGTGTGAGTGTGTGGACACAATTAGTAACCTTCTTAgcaataaatcaaataataattagtacACCGGAAGACATTCAATGTGATCTTGTGATAAAGAGCACAGTGCTCAAGAACTCCTCAAAGCTTAATCTTCCACCGGAAACCTATGTTACATAGTTTCTTTATTATCTTGATGTACTAAATGGCTGCAACATGAGTATTGGTACTTCATgcagatttttcaaaaaaaactgaaaattcaTCTAAAAGAGAAATACATACCCTAACCGGATACTTCCATACACcagcataaaaataaaaaaaataaaaaattattatcatttttatttttttgaaataggaACACCAGCATAAAATTTATAACAGGCTCATAGAAACATATCCGGACATTTTAAGACACAGATTTTGCAACAAGTCCCTTAGAATGTAAGTGTTCAAATTCAAAGTAAAATAATGTTTCAAGTGTTAGAAAATACAGGATAATAGCTGGAAAGTGAAGGATATTGAGAAGATATCAGCAACATAATTATTAAGTTCATGTTGGGAACACGGCAAATGGTAGGTTTACACACAAATCAACAAAATTAGTCATGTGACATGTAATAGCCACTGTTAGCAGTCCACAGTAGCATTAAATGAGAGATTGGGCTGGTCTTTGAGCTCTTCAAACTGAAACAGATTTAGCAATGTATCACATTTGGCAAAGTATCTGGTTCTATGTCTCTTCCAACTTCACAACTACGATTGCTTTAACATTATGCATTACAAGATTTTAGATATCTTTTTGTCTTCTGATGAAGATATGCCACCAAAATAGAGAAAGAAATCATCGCTACAATTGATTCCTGTAACAACCTCACGGATCTCCATAATATAACATATGaacaatttatgaaataaatagtCAGAATAACCCAAACAGATATAGATTCAACATGATGCAGTGTTAGTATGATTACAGACTTTATCTAGAACATCCAAATGACACACAAAAGTACCTTCAATGTGCGAAGCTGTATCAAGTGGCCGACAATACTCATTAAACGACTAATTAACTCATTGGATATTTTTCCATGACTAGCTTGCTGCAACCATCAACAGAAATATTTGACTTCGATAAGTACGCTATGGAATATAAGTAAATACATCAACCAAAAAGATAACAACTAATTAGACCATATAGCTTAGTCTATACCGCCAGTCGGGCAACTTTTGCCAGCCTCTGCTTTATTTCAAGTGGTAACCTCCTTTTGATAGCCTGAGATGAATTATCAGCATCCTGAACCTCCATATTTGGTGGCCTTACTGTGATAATTTGAGAttgaatgtaaaaaaaattagttattatCAAATAGAAACGACATCTGAACCTCGGCCTTACTgtgatattttcaaaaattaaatagacGACCAATGCATAAGAAAATGAATTATCGGTTAGAAAAACATATGTCAAAAGTTTTGGGCATACATTCTGCAACGATCTTCTCCAAATCCCTGATGGCCTTCTCAAGCATTGTACCTTTTGGTCTACCACTCGATCCTTCCTTTCTCTGCATAGCAGGATCTTTCTGTATAGTTTTAGGGAGCACCTGAGCGTCAGTTACAGCAAGAACAAAAGCTTATTAGGAATCTCAGATGACTGCATAACCCTGCACCATACGTGTGTCTCTGAATGTTGTATGGTGCAGGGTCAAGTGGTCAGATCTGAGATTCAAGGCAAACAACTGAATGGAGAGGAAAGGACTTCTAGACCTAGAGCTCTTCTTGATTGTTTTTGATGAAGTAATAGATTTCATTAAAGACATCAAGAAGATGAACATAGTACACAAAGAGTGAGATCAAAAGTGAACAGGTCAGCACCATTACCGTGAGCCATATACTAAAGATAAGGAgctaacaaaattcaaaaagttgTCCGGGGAGTTTACAGGGGATTGATCGTTATGTATGCATGTTTTCATTTTAACTGCAAATTTAATGGTTGCCAGTAGCCACAGGAAAAACTGACAGAGTAGGGGGAGAAGGACTTACCAGACCATTAGAAGGTCatattgattaatatatatgttaatCATAATGTCAAAGCacaaaaaaaagttctttttgATAACGGATGGCAATCAGAACCAACTTACTGTTTTATCCAATACAGTGTTGAATTATGTGACCATCACATTTAAATGTTTAAGTTGTTAGAGCAGACTAGGTCCATGCTTTTATCATGTAAACAAAGTCAAACCCATCCCTCATATTGTTATATCTAATGCTAAGCCCCAACATAGTGTTATCCATACTCCAAGTCATAGGTCTGCAAGGATGTAGAATCTTGTATTTGTTAAGGGTATAATTGTAGTACGGACAATCCTCACCTTTAGCTTTTGGGTTTGAGTTAAGTCTAACGTCAATATTCTCATCAATTACATTTGATTTTTGCTAGTTAAGGTTAAGACCTATTTAGTACTCCCCAATTTAAAGCAAAGGTGTTTGGCCAAGCACGAAGTTTCAGAATGAGAAGAACTTTTGAAACTTGTAATCGAAAATAAGTCATAGATTATGTGGCTATAAAAATCTCACGTAGGGTAAACTGAAAAGTTCAATGTCAAACTGTTACTAAATTAGAAAGATGTCATTCTCTTGGGGACTGGCTaaagagattaatttcttctctttttatcAATCTCAAGGTTTCTACTGATTCTTTATCTGTTATCCTCACTTGctgtcacataaattgggacgGTGGGAGTACCTTTTTAGAGGAAACTGGTTTGATTTGGAATGATTAGTAGAGACCATGAAGGAATAACACCAGAAGAGACCCAAAGATTTCATGGCAGCATGTTTTTCCTAGCATCTATTGACATTATTTGGCTCATGATAGGTGCAGCTCTACTTTGCTGTAAACATTTCAAAAGCTTCACCTGATCATTAATAAGTGCTATCCCTACATTGAACGATGATCtactagaaaaaaatttccTTCAGCAATGTTCTCAAGCAATCATTAGAAATCAATCTATAAATACAACGAAGAAATGGCACCCATGGGTGTGGCCTAGTGGTCAATTAGGAGGGCTGAGAACCATGAGATCTCAGGTGAAGGTCTGAGGTGCAG
The DNA window shown above is from Solanum lycopersicum chromosome 11, SLM_r2.1 and carries:
- the LOC101258212 gene encoding ubinuclein-1-like isoform X2 — protein: MDGGFTGGEPVGRASTSYEAAGGRRRFTVELRPGETTIVSWKKLLKDANKSNVNVVGSGPTMMPVGAPASIQTPVPHPALEARLAPGQPADKEVKDAPPGNRLNAVIEKIERLYVGKQSDDEEDLNDFPDDDEYDTEDSFIDDTELDEYFQVDNSAIKHDGFFVNRGKLERIEPVSPKNQQPKKRRRKDLAKSHVGDDDGHNPSKPVKVGKKAGKLVPVVSETSHPSHGVALQNVSHEEKFPNQLNVSEIPTTKKAADTQDMSELSPSASLRGNSAEEKDLDQQKIGVTQSKNLGDKLKDGSEISGKSSQRLHDRSSYAQEKSNVGRSVNISDGIDQSVQRRDEKFNVSGFEGKNSGQTMKDPAMQRKEGSSGRPKGTMLEKAIRDLEKIVAELRPPNMEVQDADNSSQAIKRRLPLEIKQRLAKVARLAQASHGKISNELISRLMSIVGHLIQLRTLKRNLKIMVNMGLSAKQEKDNRVQHIKREVAEMIKLRIPVMKSKLLEQQAGASDDFQEASAEEKEAFKRKYSMDVALEDKICDLYDHFVEGLDEDAGPQVRKLYAELAGCWPNGFMDNHGIKRAICRAKDRRRALHARRKDGEKIRRNKLLATKEGDTSRVDAGPIAQSVHIQEKIVVDHSSTSTNKPVYSSAAVNASARVHVSIANGSDVNRLKQEKLKGVSGSSVDPRGADAVPKKKVKRKHESELGESLFHSEKLTSTQAEEKNKTNKHTGCPTPKPNNVSTSGFEQLT
- the LOC101258212 gene encoding ubinuclein-1-like isoform X1, giving the protein MDGGFTGGEPVGRASTSYEAAGGRRRFTVELRPGETTIVSWKKLLKDANKSNVNVVGSGPTMMPVGAPASIQTPVPHPALEARLAPGQPADKEVKDAPPGNRLNAVIEKIERLYVGKQSDDEEDLNDFPDDDEYDTEDSFIDDTELDEYFQVDNSAIKHDGFFVNRGKLERIEPVSPKNQQPKKRRRKDLAKSHVGDDDGHNPSKPVKVGKKAGKLVPVVSETSHPSHGVALQNVSHEEKFPNQLNVSEIPTTKKAADTQDMSELSPSASLRGNSAEEKDLDQQKIGVTQSKNLGDKLKDGSEISGKSSQRLHDRSSYAQEKSNVGRSVNISDGIDQSVQRRDEKFNVSGFEGKNSGQTMVLPKTIQKDPAMQRKEGSSGRPKGTMLEKAIRDLEKIVAELRPPNMEVQDADNSSQAIKRRLPLEIKQRLAKVARLAQASHGKISNELISRLMSIVGHLIQLRTLKRNLKIMVNMGLSAKQEKDNRVQHIKREVAEMIKLRIPVMKSKLLEQQAGASDDFQEASAEEKEAFKRKYSMDVALEDKICDLYDHFVEGLDEDAGPQVRKLYAELAGCWPNGFMDNHGIKRAICRAKDRRRALHARRKDGEKIRRNKLLATKEGDTSRVDAGPIAQSVHIQEKIVVDHSSTSTNKPVYSSAAVNASARVHVSIANGSDVNRLKQEKLKGVSGSSVDPRGADAVPKKKVKRKHESELGESLFHSEKLTSTQAEEKNKTNKHTGCPTPKPNNVSTSGFEQLT